ACCGTTTTTAAATGAGTCAATCGTGGACAACAGTCCGGCATCACACAGTATAGACGAAGACCGCCACAGACAGGGAGGTACATCCGTGAGACGTATCATGAGGACCATACACGACGTGAAGATACAGTAAAGGAGGAGAGAAAAGACATCCACTGAATGTAGTAATAAGGATCACGACCAATAAGGGCTGAACTATGTCAGAATTGAGTGTTTTTCATTATCTTTTATTCTGTTCAAGTAATGATGATCACGTTCCACAATAGATCAAGATGTTTGTTTAGAAATGAGGGGCTTTTTTGGGGCATATTTCATTTTGGGTGGGTGTAAAATTTGGCAAATAATGGTCAGATTTGTAACATAAAGTTCATTGGAGGAGAAACGTCAAATTTCCTGTGgtcttaaaaagaaagaaacccaCATCTGTCAGTAAATCCACCACAGATGTCTCTATGTGTTCAGTGGTTCTTCAGTCATGGAACAAAAAGAAGACTTGTCCTCTGCACCCAGAATAAATGTACGTCTTACTGGATGAACATGGTCATATTGATTTGATAAATGATCATATAGTAGTTCTTTTATCTTGCGGGACAGAGTGTGTTGAACAGGGAACTCAAGGCTCTTGTCTCTCCAGCTGGAGGAGTCATCCTGTACGCAGGCTCCTCGGGGGGCTCCAGCCCCAGTCCAGGCAGCCCTTCCAGCGGGTACCAGACCCAGTCCCCGTCCTCGCAGCCCTCGTCCCCAGAGGAGGCCTCCTTCATGGAAATTGGAGCGTTGAAGCAGAGGGCGTTGGGCTGCAGCGACCCACCTTCCAAGATGGTGTTCCAGTTTCCAGAGGTCTACAGCAGCGGGCCTCCAGCCTCAGGGAAGAGGCCGTGTGGATTCACAAGTTGGTCCTTGCTCCACGCCCTGAACATCTGAGGCTGGCCGTCTCTAacttccctctgctcctccccAGAAAACGGCGGGGTGGTTCTGCTGTGCAAAGTGTGCGGGGACGTGGCCTCAGGCTTCCATTACGGGGTTCATGCCTGTGAAGGCTGCAAAGTGAGTCCCCCTGACCACCACCCTCATCCTGCTGTGGCACAGCTGATGGAGGTCTCTGTCGCAGGGCTTCTTCCGCCGCAGCATCCAGCAGAACATCCACTACAAGATGTGCGTGAAGAACGAGAACTGCCTGATCATGCGCACGAACCGCAACCGCTGCCAGCACTGCCGCTTCAAGAAGTGCCTCTCGGTGGGGATGTCTCGAGACGGTGAGGCTTGCTCCTCCGTCAGGGGGAGAACGCGGGCCGGGCCTCTCAAACAAACGCTGCCGAATGGCCTCACTGCTCTGCGCCAGACCATGGAGGCCTCTTCTTTCTGGTGGTCTCaggcagacaaacaaacagagagCATGTCGGGGCGGATGGATTGCACTGGGTGGGCGCAGGTTGCAAGGAAAGTGTTGACCCAGAAAAACAGCGCCGGGCCTGCGGCGGGAGAACGCGCTGACCTAGTTGGGGAGTTTCATGGCCGCGTTTGCTGACTTTGAGAAGACGCTCGGTGACACTGGCGCCGGGTGGAGGCTGGTACCTCACGACCACAACCTAGAAACCCTGTTTTCCACCAGCACAGGAAAACCACCAGCAACTGCCACCAAAACGAGAGCAGCCTGCTCTCACAGCAGGAGCTGGGCAGCCCCTCCCCGGGTGCTGACTTCCTGCTGCACTCCTGATGGGACTCGCACACATTCAGTGGGGCGACTTGATTGGTCCACATCAGGAGCATGACTCGTGAGAAGGATGGACTCCGTCCTCCGGATGAGTGCGGCTCGACCCCCTGTCAGTGCAGACTCATTGGCTGCGTGCTGCATCTCAAGATGCTGCGCTGGACCCGGCCTACTTCCTGTGGCGGGACCAGCGCGTGAGCGCTAAAAATAAACCTTCCCTCTGTGTTGCTGAGGAGCAAACCTCCCGCGCAGGCGTGTGGAGCCACACCGCCACTTCTTCAACGCTCACCTGTTGCCAGGTCCACGCGCTGAATGTGGCGGACACTCACCTGTGTTTCTCCTCACAGCTGTGCGTTTTGGCCGCATCCCCAAACGAGAGAAACAGCGCCTCCTGGAGGAGATGCAGAGCTACATGAATGAAATGGCGGCGTCAGAGGCGAGGAGTGCCGCGGGCAGCCCGGTGAACGACAACGCCAAGGAGGCCATAGGCGCCATCTCCCGGCCACACCAGGACGTCTTCGCCACCACAAGGGGGCAGCACAGCGTCACCAAGCAGTGTCACGCCTCCCGCCCGTACCATTTCCCGCCATCCCAGCTGCACGGCGCCTGCAGCTACCGGCCATGTCCAGTCACTTCCGACCAAAGCCACCACATGTCTCCAAACAGCCCACGGCCGTACGACCGGAGCAGCTCGAGCCCATGGACGCTGGCGCCCGGCGCTCAAGTGTTGGTACGCGCAGGAGAGGAGGCCTTCGCAGGAGAGGTGGCTGCCTGCTTTCCGTGCTGACCTCTGTCCTCCGGCAGGCCTGTCCGCTCAACACCCGCCCGGTCTCCGGCCCGGAGAGCTCCAGTCAGGAGGTCTGGCAGGCTTTCTCCCAGTGCTTCACTCCGGCCGTCAGAGACGTCGTGGTGTTCGCCAAAGGAATCCCGGGGTTCcagcagctgagtcagcaggaccAAGTCATGCTGCTCAAGTCTGGAACCTTCCAGGTAAAACCGCAAGCTGCACCACCAGCGGTCGCCAGAGTTCTCAGCCAACGTCTGTGCTCAGGTGCTGGTGGTTCGCTTCTGTCACTTGTTCAACGCGGCCGAGCGCAGCGTCACCTTCCTGAACGGACCGACGTACCCGCGGGCGGCGCTGCAGGCCCTGGGCATGGGCGCCCTCCTGGACGCCATGTTCGACTTCAGCGACAAGCTGGCCTCTTTGGCCCTGGAGCCAGACGAGATGGCGCTGTTCATGGCTGTGGTGCTGGTGTCTGCAGGTGAGAGAGGCAGGTCAGTCGGTCAAGTCGCTTGCCTGCTTGGTCTGATGCGAGTCAGCTGACACGCGCTCTGCCTCCTCCGCAGACCTCTCAGGGATCTCGGATGTCGGTGCGGTGGAGCAGCTCCAGGACAGTCTGATCCGCTCGCTGCGCTCTGCGGTGACGCGCCGGCGCCCAGACCACGCCACACTGTTCTCCAAACTGCTGCTTCGGTTGCCCGACCTACGGACCCTCAACAACCTGCACTCTGAGAAGCTGCTGGCCTTCCACATCGACCCTTGAGCAAGACGGACTCCAGAGGAGCAGGTCTGAGCTGGTGGCCATGGGGTTGGCGCCTCACTGGAGAAGGAAATACTGCCCAGCGGACCAAAATGACCCGGCTCAGCGGGTCCTCCAGCGCTGGAGAACCGCAGGCTCAGACTCGGGGGTGCTGATGAAGAGAGGCCCTTGGCTCTTCTCTTTATGAAGGGACAATCTGTTCTGCACAGTTGAGTGCAGAGATCTAATGAGACAGGAGCAGGTCTGCTgtcagatgaagatgatgtcaCACTCACGAGCAGCACCCCCTCAGGCCACCCCAAACTAGGGCACTTGAAGGTGTATATCTGTAACTGTTGTGAAGATAAAAGTGGCACTTTTACTGTAGTCTGACGGTCAGTTTCGTTCTTTGAACGCCTGGCGGTGAATGGTCACCGTCGCACCTGCAACCACCGGAACGCGCTCCCGTTGAAACTGGGCAAACGTGTTCAATCTGAAGCaatggcgccatctagtggtgggcCGCCGCGCTACGTTTGACCTGGCCACAGCGAACGCAAGTCACTTTGGTGAAGTACACGTCTCTCCGGTTGCCAAACGACAACACTCGCCATCTATTGGTCCCAGGTGCTCAACACAACTCCGAACTGGCTTGGAATCCCAGTCTCTTTATTGATCCAGCGAATAAATATAATCTGAGGCAAAGAAATTGAAGGAGAAACGACAAGTGTGGCGCCGACGTTTCTAGAGATCATGTGCACCCGCACACCCAGTTCCAGGAGAGACACGCTTCCCCTCCAAAACCCAGGTCCGTGAGGCGCGTCACACATCGCCGCCACACCTCCCCCCCGCTCACCACCGGCCCGCGACGCCGTGACACCCAGGAGAGCACAGGTGCGCAACAGAAGCGAGGTCTCGTCGCCTCCAGCCATCAGAAGCCGTCCGCCTCCAGCCTCAGGTCCGAGTCGTGGCGGCTCAGCGTGAAGAGACTGACGACGGACATCAGCGCCGCGAACATCATGGCGGCGCAGCCGGCGAACATGTGTCTGGTGCCactgcccccctccccctctccaGAACCAGACACCTCCCCGTGCAGCGCCAGCAGACCCAGGCAGGCCAGCAGGTGCAGAGGCAGCCGGAACCAGGCCAGCACTCCGGCCCGCTTCTCCTCCGGCACCACCCGGCTCTGCAGGAAGCTGACGGCCGGGAAGTAGAGTCCACAGGCCAGCTCCAGCAGAAGGAAGGCCAGGAAGGAGTCGTGCGGCCGGGGCTGAGCCGGCAGCGTGGAGAAGGTCAGcatgaagaaagagaagaaggccAGCAGAACCGCCAGACACAGCAGGTGTCCCGGCTGCAGCCGGTAGCGGGTGGAGGTGGCCAGGCGATACAGGAGGGAGCCGGCCATGCTGGCGGccatcagacaggagaagacGATGCCCAGCGGAGCTCGATGCGGATCCAGGACCGGCGTCCAGAGGAAGACGAATATGTAGAGGACGCTCTCGAACAGCGCCTGGACCCCACCCAGAAGCAGAACCCGCCGGTCCGACAGCAGGCAGCGCAAGCCGTCGTGGCAGCTGCGGTAGAACCGGGCTTTGGCAGACAGGCGACTCTGGGCTGGAGCGGAGGCTCCGGGGATCGGCGGGCGCTCGTCGCCTTCCGCACCACCGTCCGCCTCTTCCCTGGCCCACTGGGTCAGCACCAGCCAGGCGCAGCACGCCAAGCACGGAACCGCCAGGAGAAACGGAGCCACCGGGCCCAGGCGGAGCCACTCGGCCAGCATGTTGGCGACCAGTCCGGCGCCGACGGCCAGCCCGTGATTCCAGGTGGCGGCTTTGGCGAAGGTGCCAGGGATCCACTCCTTGGGGAAGTCCCGGACATCCACGTGCCGGTGCAGGTACCAGGACTCGAAGGTGGTGGACAGCAGGGACGTGGACAGACCCCCCAGCACGCGGCCCACGATCAGAACAAAGTAGTCTCTGGAGAGTTTGGTGAGGCAGCAGGCCGAGTAGGACAGGCAGAAGAGCAGGCAGGTGCGGCGGCGGCCCAGCAGCAGCGGGAGCCAGCCGGAGACGGGAGCGAACAGGACGCAGGAGGCCAGGCCGCACACGTACAGGATGGCGATCTGCGACTCCAGGAAGCTGTAGTGACGGTAGAGCTTGTAGAGGTAGG
This portion of the Synchiropus splendidus isolate RoL2022-P1 chromosome 18, RoL_Sspl_1.0, whole genome shotgun sequence genome encodes:
- the LOC128750168 gene encoding nuclear receptor subfamily 1 group D member 2-like isoform X2; this encodes MDNSPGSAGGVILYAGSSGGSSPSPGSPSSGYQTQSPSSQPSSPEEASFMEIGALKQRALGCSDPPSKMVFQFPEVYSSGPPASGKRPCGFTKNGGVVLLCKVCGDVASGFHYGVHACEGCKGFFRRSIQQNIHYKMCVKNENCLIMRTNRNRCQHCRFKKCLSVGMSRDAVRFGRIPKREKQRLLEEMQSYMNEMAASEARSAAGSPVNDNAKEAIGAISRPHQDVFATTRGQHSVTKQCHASRPYHFPPSQLHGACSYRPCPVTSDQSHHMSPNSPRPYDRSSSSPWTLAPGAQVLACPLNTRPVSGPESSSQEVWQAFSQCFTPAVRDVVVFAKGIPGFQQLSQQDQVMLLKSGTFQVKPQAAPPAVARVLSQRLCSGAGGSLLSLVQRGRAQRHLPERTDVPAGGAAGPGHGRPPGRHVRLQRQAGLFGPGARRDGAVHGCGAGVCRPLRDLGCRCGGAAPGQSDPLAALCGDAPAPRPRHTVLQTAASVARPTDPQQPAL
- the LOC128750168 gene encoding nuclear receptor subfamily 1 group D member 2-like isoform X1, giving the protein MSLCVQWFFSHGTKRRLVLCTQNKSGGVILYAGSSGGSSPSPGSPSSGYQTQSPSSQPSSPEEASFMEIGALKQRALGCSDPPSKMVFQFPEVYSSGPPASGKRPCGFTKNGGVVLLCKVCGDVASGFHYGVHACEGCKGFFRRSIQQNIHYKMCVKNENCLIMRTNRNRCQHCRFKKCLSVGMSRDAVRFGRIPKREKQRLLEEMQSYMNEMAASEARSAAGSPVNDNAKEAIGAISRPHQDVFATTRGQHSVTKQCHASRPYHFPPSQLHGACSYRPCPVTSDQSHHMSPNSPRPYDRSSSSPWTLAPGAQVLACPLNTRPVSGPESSSQEVWQAFSQCFTPAVRDVVVFAKGIPGFQQLSQQDQVMLLKSGTFQVKPQAAPPAVARVLSQRLCSGAGGSLLSLVQRGRAQRHLPERTDVPAGGAAGPGHGRPPGRHVRLQRQAGLFGPGARRDGAVHGCGAGVCRPLRDLGCRCGGAAPGQSDPLAALCGDAPAPRPRHTVLQTAASVARPTDPQQPAL
- the mfsd5 gene encoding molybdate-anion transporter; translation: MLVTAYLAFVVLLFLCAALELAARKLTPQAGSASVVNPAFRRFQTVFLQAYLLALWSDWLQGPYLYKLYRHYSFLESQIAILYVCGLASCVLFAPVSGWLPLLLGRRRTCLLFCLSYSACCLTKLSRDYFVLIVGRVLGGLSTSLLSTTFESWYLHRHVDVRDFPKEWIPGTFAKAATWNHGLAVGAGLVANMLAEWLRLGPVAPFLLAVPCLACCAWLVLTQWAREEADGGAEGDERPPIPGASAPAQSRLSAKARFYRSCHDGLRCLLSDRRVLLLGGVQALFESVLYIFVFLWTPVLDPHRAPLGIVFSCLMAASMAGSLLYRLATSTRYRLQPGHLLCLAVLLAFFSFFMLTFSTLPAQPRPHDSFLAFLLLELACGLYFPAVSFLQSRVVPEEKRAGVLAWFRLPLHLLACLGLLALHGEVSGSGEGEGGSGTRHMFAGCAAMMFAALMSVVSLFTLSRHDSDLRLEADGF
- the LOC128750168 gene encoding nuclear receptor subfamily 1 group D member 1-like isoform X3 translates to MDNSPGSAGGVILYAGSSGGSSPSPGSPSSGYQTQSPSSQPSSPEEASFMEIGALKQRALGCSDPPSKMVFQFPEVYSSGPPASGKRPCGFTKNGGVVLLCKVCGDVASGFHYGVHACEGCKGFFRRSIQQNIHYKMCVKNENCLIMRTNRNRCQHCRFKKCLSVGMSRDAVRFGRIPKREKQRLLEEMQSYMNEMAASEARSAAGSPVNDNAKEAIGAISRPHQDVFATTRGQHSVTKQCHASRPYHFPPSQLHGACSYRPCPVTSDQSHHMSPNSPRPYDRSSSSPWTLAPGAQVLACPLNTRPVSGPESSSQEVWQAFSQCFTPAVRDVVVFAKGIPGFQQLSQQDQVMLLKSGTFQVLVVRFCHLFNAAERSVTFLNGPTYPRAALQALGMGALLDAMFDFSDKLASLALEPDEMALFMAVVLVSADLSGISDVGAVEQLQDSLIRSLRSAVTRRRPDHATLFSKLLLRLPDLRTLNNLHSEKLLAFHIDP